In Clostridium swellfunianum, a genomic segment contains:
- a CDS encoding GNAT family N-acetyltransferase, producing MDTTEYIFDPGNPWISQEFILYRKDFDKKINELILIENMFDISLIKDYCMLLNNAFSFQVPSSNLDDTIKYIHDLSRKQYFTDSFKSFWKGNELIGFYWLNGNIVDKLVVKPDFHRLGYGTYLLTHAFKNIFSNSDYEYASLSCMLQNKNGLAFYRMYGLVEGIIE from the coding sequence ATGGATACAACAGAGTATATCTTTGACCCAGGTAATCCATGGATTTCTCAAGAGTTTATTCTTTATAGAAAAGATTTTGATAAAAAAATAAATGAACTTATATTAATTGAAAATATGTTTGATATAAGCTTAATAAAGGACTATTGTATGCTACTGAATAATGCTTTTAGTTTTCAAGTTCCGTCGAGCAACTTGGATGATACGATAAAATATATACATGATTTAAGTAGAAAACAATACTTTACGGATTCTTTCAAATCATTTTGGAAAGGAAACGAACTTATAGGGTTTTATTGGCTTAACGGAAATATTGTGGATAAACTTGTAGTTAAACCTGATTTTCATCGATTAGGGTATGGTACATACTTATTAACACATGCTTTTAAAAATATTTTCTCAAATAGTGACTACGAATATGCCTCTCTGTCTTGTATGTTACAAAATAAGAATGGGTTGGCCTTTTATCGAATGTATGGATTGGTCGAAGGTATAATTGAATAG
- a CDS encoding MBL fold metallo-hydrolase, which translates to MRIMFLGTSAATSCPLVFCKCRVCQSARIKKGKDLRKRASLLINEDLLIDLGPDVVTSSAMYNIDLTKVKYILQTHGHSDHFAAGHLITRLKEYATENIERIDLLASIDTVKSLDKWLKTEESNADLFDSNWLDILSMDIKYIDNGDCIKIGKYFITAIESLHDVSENSLIFIISSDNRSILYGTDLLRLSDRAWNILKKFKLALVILDHTYGEGFNAGGYLDAGQVIDIIRRMKEEEIIDENSIVYATHISHEGNDIHEVMEKLATKSGYHIAYDGLEISL; encoded by the coding sequence ATGAGAATAATGTTTTTAGGTACTTCAGCGGCAACATCATGTCCGTTGGTCTTTTGTAAATGTAGAGTATGTCAAAGTGCTCGAATAAAGAAAGGAAAAGATTTAAGAAAAAGAGCATCCTTGCTTATAAATGAAGATTTACTTATTGATTTAGGACCTGATGTTGTAACTTCATCTGCTATGTATAATATTGATTTGACCAAGGTCAAATATATCCTACAAACTCATGGACATTCTGACCATTTTGCTGCAGGACACTTAATAACACGTCTTAAAGAGTATGCAACAGAAAATATAGAACGTATTGATTTATTAGCATCTATAGACACCGTAAAGTCTTTAGATAAATGGCTCAAAACTGAGGAATCTAATGCCGATTTGTTTGATTCAAATTGGCTAGATATACTTAGTATGGATATTAAGTATATCGATAATGGGGATTGTATTAAGATAGGTAAATATTTTATTACAGCTATAGAATCTTTACATGATGTTAGTGAGAACTCCTTAATATTTATAATTAGTTCCGATAATAGAAGTATTTTGTATGGAACTGATTTGCTGAGGTTATCCGATAGGGCATGGAATATTTTAAAAAAGTTTAAGCTTGCTTTAGTTATTCTTGATCATACATATGGAGAAGGTTTTAATGCTGGTGGATATCTGGATGCAGGACAAGTTATTGATATTATTAGGAGAATGAAAGAAGAAGAGATTATTGATGAAAACAGTATAGTTTATGCAACACATATATCACACGAGGGTAATGATATTCATGAGGTGATGGAAAAGTTAGCAACAAAAAGTGGCTATCACATCGCTTATGACGGATTAGAGATAAGTTTATAA
- a CDS encoding AAA family ATPase, giving the protein MPNGIVIFGANGCGKTTLGCELARKLKIKHLDVEDYYFEESEIPYSKPRSKDTVIELMLVDIEKCDSFVLSSVKGDYGDKISSMYKLGVFLSVPIDIRLERVKRRSLEQYGERVLVGGDMYEQEQGFLEFVRTRNLSIIDEWTKTLACPILHLDGTKAISENIQLIIEGYNRTK; this is encoded by the coding sequence ATGCCAAATGGAATTGTTATTTTTGGTGCAAATGGATGTGGCAAAACTACATTAGGATGTGAATTGGCTCGTAAACTAAAAATTAAACATTTAGATGTTGAAGACTATTACTTTGAAGAATCAGAAATTCCTTACTCCAAACCACGCTCTAAAGATACAGTGATTGAATTAATGCTTGTTGATATAGAGAAATGTGATTCATTTGTGCTTTCATCTGTAAAAGGTGATTATGGTGATAAAATTAGTTCTATGTATAAATTAGGTGTATTCCTATCTGTCCCGATTGATATACGTTTAGAACGTGTGAAACGCAGGTCATTAGAACAATATGGAGAACGTGTTTTAGTAGGTGGCGATATGTATGAGCAAGAACAAGGTTTTTTAGAATTTGTTAGAACTCGCAATCTTTCAATTATTGATGAATGGACAAAAACATTAGCTTGTCCAATACTTCATCTTGATGGCACTAAAGCAATTTCAGAAAATATTCAATTAATAATTGAGGGATACAACCGCACAAAATAA